A window of Sphingobacterium kitahiroshimense genomic DNA:
GTAATTGTTATTTTTATGGGTATTTGAGCGGATGCATAAACTCCGTTATACTTTGCCAGTTCCTCAGCATTTATTTGATATGTTGTAAATTCGGGAATTTCAAAAGGTTTACCGAATATGGCATTCAAAACAGTCACAGCTACTTCATTATTGTTATAATTGGAACCATTTGAAGTCAGTGCAAAAGATATGTGATCGCTCGGAAAGTAAGAAAATACTGCGGTGAACTTATCTATTCCGCCACGATGACCAAATCCTTGCCTGTCATAAAAGGGTTGTTTAAAAAGTCCCAGACCATGTCCATCTTGGATGTTTTCCATTAATGCCAGACTTTCGGCTTTTAATATCTTTCCTGAAAAAAGTGCGTCGCTAAATTTTATCAGATCAAGCGGATTAGAAACAATTCCTCCAGCTCCTAAAGGAATTGATGTGTCGGTTTCTTTGGCAGCTATCCAGTTGTCTTCAAAGGTGTATGATTTTGCCTCATTATTTGAAGTATTAATTGAACCTCCGAAATAAGTATTCTTGAGCGAGAATGGATCAGTAATACATTTTTTCAAAAGTGTTGCATAGGGCGTTTTGTAAGTTTTCTCAAGAATATAAGTTAATAATACATAGTTTGAATTGCTATATTCCGATTTTGTATCAGGTTGAAAGTCAGAACCTCCTTTTTCAATAAATGCCATCATTTCCTTTTCGCTTTTGGGAGTATAGCACCAGTTAACGTAATTTTCATCATCCGTAAAGTCATGGATACCACTTCTATGGCTAAGCAAATGACCAATTGTTATGGCAGATGCATTTGTTAAGGAAGGAAAGAATTTATCAATATGCTGAGCGAGGTCCAGTTTTTTTTCCTCAACTGCTTTCATGATCAATACTGCAGTAAACGTTTTAGAGATTGAACCGATTCTATATTTGGTATTAGCATTCGATCTGGTATTATTTTCAAAATTGCAATAACCTATGGATCTACTGTAGATAATTTTTTCATTTTTCGACACTGCAACAGTTCCCATAAATTTATTAGCTTTCTCCAGGGAACTGAAATACAAATCGAGTTTGTTCGTGTCAAATTGTTGCGCATTTGTCAATGTCGAAACAAAAAAACAGGATAACAAGAAGAGATATTTTTTCATCATAACGGTTTGTGGTTTATATTTTTTTTCAATTTTAACAGTAAGGTTAATAGTATATATAATGTGATCGAGGCTACAACCATTAAAGGGATAAACCAATTTCCTAAGCGCTCATATTGAAGATAACTGACACCATCTGAATTATTATATTGCCCGAGTATAAAGATGTCCTTTGCACGATAAAAGAGTCCCACGTGATCCGGGTCGATCAGTTTAGCAATGATTAAAAAAAGAAATCCAAATAAGAATAGATATAGTATTGCAAAT
This region includes:
- a CDS encoding serine hydrolase domain-containing protein, giving the protein MMKKYLFLLSCFFVSTLTNAQQFDTNKLDLYFSSLEKANKFMGTVAVSKNEKIIYSRSIGYCNFENNTRSNANTKYRIGSISKTFTAVLIMKAVEEKKLDLAQHIDKFFPSLTNASAITIGHLLSHRSGIHDFTDDENYVNWCYTPKSEKEMMAFIEKGGSDFQPDTKSEYSNSNYVLLTYILEKTYKTPYATLLKKCITDPFSLKNTYFGGSINTSNNEAKSYTFEDNWIAAKETDTSIPLGAGGIVSNPLDLIKFSDALFSGKILKAESLALMENIQDGHGLGLFKQPFYDRQGFGHRGGIDKFTAVFSYFPSDHISFALTSNGSNYNNNEVAVTVLNAIFGKPFEIPEFTTYQINAEELAKYNGVYASAQIPIKITITNDGKNLTAQADGQASMQLECTAENIFKFDKAGIVLEFKPAENVMILKQGGGQYIFNKEK